A region from the Vibrio sp. SS-MA-C1-2 genome encodes:
- a CDS encoding flagellar hook-basal body complex protein FliE, which yields MIADNQSFAIQNTPQVGMLNFGSAMGNILDNLNNQQQSASQKVQAVELGLSDDLIGATIANQKASLTFNALMQVRNKMVSNFNDIIKMPI from the coding sequence TTTGCTATTCAAAATACCCCGCAGGTAGGAATGTTAAATTTTGGTTCTGCGATGGGTAATATTTTAGATAACCTGAATAACCAGCAACAGAGTGCCAGTCAAAAAGTACAAGCTGTCGAACTTGGACTAAGTGATGACTTGATCGGTGCGACTATCGCTAATCAAAAAGCCAGCCTAACCTTTAACGCATTGATGCAAGTAAGAAATAAAATGGTGTCAAATTTCAATGACATTATAAAAATGCCTATATGA
- the fliF gene encoding flagellar basal-body MS-ring/collar protein FliF, translated as MATEVKPALTSPTPNKVAGEGKSKLSQIGGNFRVFWASSQRNLVVITIFASIIAAIIVLLLWSSTERYRPLYSSSSNYDTSQVLQLLDESNIPYQLSSDDGQILVVEKNVAKIRMMLAAKGLKEQLPSGFESLDSGANIGESQFMETARYRHALEGELARSITTMDQINLARVHLAIPKETLFVRTDAEEPRASVIVNIIEGMDIKPAQIDSIINLVSGAVIGLKAENVQVVDQYGRLLSDDASSGDYTVASSKQRDFKTNLENRLVKQASDMLTPILGASNFRVQVSTDIDFSKREETLETFDEPKIQSESITTDSNDSSVALGIPGALSNTPPVTGNDQAPDTNSTVTKSSTDRKYAVGGKITHITHQQGVLNRLSVAIVLNDTANTEGIWTPEQLNNIQAIVMPAIGFNQARGDSINIQSFPFISASFQEATPLPWFENSSLIQPIKYIIALILSVLMILLVLRPLVKYLINPHNKTPEQLLAEAPFEVDIETRAEQARESALKSKMDSLGIDASGIKALEDDLPPADSPIEVQIQHLKLIASEDPQRVTEILRTWMNA; from the coding sequence ATGGCAACTGAAGTGAAACCCGCATTAACAAGTCCAACGCCCAATAAGGTCGCTGGAGAAGGAAAGAGTAAACTCTCGCAAATAGGGGGTAACTTCCGTGTTTTTTGGGCTAGCTCACAACGAAACTTAGTTGTTATTACTATTTTTGCCTCCATTATCGCTGCCATTATCGTCCTTTTGCTTTGGTCTTCCACTGAGCGTTATCGTCCTCTTTATAGCTCCTCGTCGAATTACGATACCAGCCAAGTTTTACAACTTCTTGATGAATCAAATATCCCTTATCAACTCAGTTCCGATGACGGTCAAATACTCGTCGTAGAAAAAAATGTCGCTAAGATTCGCATGATGTTAGCGGCAAAGGGGTTAAAAGAGCAGCTGCCGAGCGGTTTTGAATCATTGGATTCAGGGGCTAATATTGGTGAAAGTCAATTTATGGAGACCGCACGTTATCGACATGCCCTAGAAGGGGAGTTAGCACGTAGTATTACTACCATGGACCAAATTAACCTCGCTCGTGTTCATTTAGCGATTCCAAAAGAAACCTTATTTGTTAGAACTGATGCAGAAGAACCAAGAGCTTCAGTTATTGTCAATATCATCGAAGGAATGGATATTAAGCCAGCTCAAATTGACTCGATTATTAATTTAGTTTCTGGGGCCGTCATTGGATTAAAAGCTGAAAATGTTCAAGTGGTCGATCAATATGGGCGTTTACTGTCTGATGATGCTTCTTCTGGTGATTATACGGTTGCCTCATCAAAGCAGCGTGATTTTAAAACCAATCTAGAAAACCGTCTGGTTAAGCAAGCATCGGATATGTTAACGCCGATTCTGGGTGCTTCAAACTTCCGAGTTCAAGTTTCAACGGATATTGATTTTTCCAAACGAGAAGAGACATTAGAAACTTTTGATGAGCCTAAAATTCAGAGTGAATCGATAACCACCGATAGCAATGACTCATCCGTTGCACTTGGTATCCCTGGCGCATTGAGTAATACTCCACCTGTTACAGGCAACGATCAAGCGCCTGATACCAACTCAACGGTAACAAAAAGCTCTACCGATAGAAAATATGCGGTAGGTGGCAAAATTACCCATATTACTCATCAACAAGGTGTTCTTAATCGTCTCTCTGTAGCAATTGTTCTTAATGACACTGCGAATACAGAGGGCATATGGACGCCGGAGCAGCTTAATAATATTCAGGCAATTGTAATGCCAGCAATTGGATTTAACCAAGCGCGTGGTGACTCGATTAATATTCAAAGCTTCCCGTTTATTTCCGCATCATTTCAAGAAGCAACACCTCTTCCTTGGTTTGAAAATAGCAGCCTTATTCAGCCAATAAAATACATCATAGCTTTGATTCTAAGTGTATTAATGATTCTATTGGTTCTTAGACCGTTAGTTAAATACTTGATTAATCCACATAATAAAACCCCTGAACAGTTATTGGCTGAAGCTCCATTTGAAGTGGATATAGAAACACGAGCAGAACAAGCCAGAGAGAGTGCCCTTAAATCTAAAATGGACTCTTTGGGTATTGATGCCTCAGGAATTAAAGCCCTAGAAGATGATTTGCCACCTGCGGATAGCCCTATTGAAGTTCAGATTCAACACCTTAAGTTGATTGCTTCAGAAGATCCACAGCGAGTGACGGAAATCTTACGAACTTGGATGAATGCATAA
- a CDS encoding FliG C-terminal domain-containing protein, producing the protein MSEDNKGYQNVHGVALMILTMGEDIGSKVMQGFSHEEIKRITHAMSDMTDIKASDAHLSLTRFFDDFRKHSGILGGTRNYITNMLEKTLNGNLAKDLVSEIYGDEIRAEAEKLAWIPADLLVSNLKKEHITMQALVIAHLPLDYAPKVLKEYSTEECNKLIYLISKTEILTASLVDSVKELIAKCQSSYRASTTFSLHGSEIVANLINRYPGDKASLFDYIHEQDESAAGAIEEAMFDFNSLFNQGLETFNEINKEVTIEMWALALKGIDDTRRNFIFNTYPTRTANALKEQIDMLGAVTVSVVEEARKDILEIVRDMQADGQIKIDFTNEQRLL; encoded by the coding sequence ATGAGCGAAGATAATAAAGGTTACCAAAATGTCCACGGTGTCGCGTTAATGATATTAACCATGGGTGAAGATATTGGTTCTAAAGTGATGCAAGGCTTTAGCCATGAAGAGATCAAGCGTATTACTCATGCGATGAGTGATATGACAGACATTAAAGCGTCAGATGCACATCTCTCTTTAACTCGATTCTTTGACGATTTCCGAAAACACTCAGGTATTTTGGGTGGGACACGTAATTACATTACCAATATGTTAGAAAAAACATTAAACGGTAACTTAGCCAAAGATTTAGTTTCAGAAATTTATGGTGATGAGATTCGCGCGGAAGCGGAAAAGCTGGCATGGATACCTGCGGATTTATTAGTTTCTAATCTAAAGAAAGAACATATTACGATGCAAGCTTTGGTCATCGCCCACCTTCCTTTAGATTACGCCCCTAAAGTTTTAAAAGAGTACAGCACTGAAGAGTGTAATAAACTGATTTATTTGATCTCTAAAACCGAAATTCTAACCGCTTCTTTAGTGGATTCGGTTAAAGAGTTAATCGCTAAGTGTCAAAGTTCTTATCGCGCAAGTACCACATTTAGTCTTCACGGCTCTGAAATTGTGGCAAATCTTATTAACCGTTATCCAGGTGATAAAGCGAGCTTATTTGATTATATCCATGAGCAAGATGAAAGTGCAGCTGGCGCCATCGAAGAAGCGATGTTCGATTTCAACTCTCTCTTTAATCAAGGTTTAGAGACCTTTAATGAAATTAATAAAGAGGTCACTATCGAAATGTGGGCATTAGCACTCAAAGGGATTGATGATACTCGTCGTAACTTTATTTTTAATACCTATCCAACACGAACAGCCAATGCACTGAAGGAACAGATTGATATGTTAGGTGCGGTTACGGTGTCCGTTGTTGAAGAAGCGCGCAAAGATATTTTAGAAATAGTTAGAGATATGCAGGCGGATGGCCAAATCAAAATTGATTTCACCAATGAGCAGCGTTTACTGTAA
- the flgM gene encoding flagellar biosynthesis anti-sigma factor FlgM, with amino-acid sequence MSNIRLDGVSHIQQTNKVNQSAAPINKPIDEKKRTKQLEISGKEAELLKASKKLFDAAPDVDMDKINQIKAQIESGEMKFEMKKVAEALVRK; translated from the coding sequence ATGAGCAATATACGTTTGGATGGTGTATCCCACATACAACAGACCAATAAAGTCAATCAATCAGCAGCACCGATCAATAAACCCATTGATGAGAAAAAACGCACCAAGCAACTTGAAATCAGTGGTAAAGAAGCCGAACTCTTAAAAGCCAGCAAAAAGCTCTTTGATGCAGCCCCTGATGTTGATATGGACAAAATTAATCAGATCAAAGCACAAATAGAGAGTGGAGAAATGAAATTTGAGATGAAGAAGGTGGCGGAAGCATTAGTACGTAAATAA
- a CDS encoding flagellin — protein sequence MGISVQTNYANLVAQNTLQGTNMDLSKSMERLSTGFRINSASDDAAGLQIANRLESQARGMGVASKNAQDAISMMQTAEGAMDEMTNIAFRMQDLATQAANGTASDADRAAMDAEYTELGNELSSIMSNTNFGGQALLDPNAGSFSSGVTFQIGAQSTEQLNVDVSSNLGVVGTTINSLTDAADLQSDLLAARDTAASGGAGVTGTYTDYADFLAQVDAGTATAGDDAIISGLVDTAAAGFTLTSDGTTSTATVTQIEEMGIGSQAGAQNAIDSMSTFVNDLSSTRSQFGATINRLEHTITNLGNMSENIQGAKGRIMDTDFAAESGAMSKSQMLMQSGASMLGATKMVPQLAMSMLG from the coding sequence ATGGGTATTTCAGTACAAACAAACTATGCAAACCTTGTCGCACAAAACACGCTACAGGGAACGAATATGGACTTGTCTAAGTCTATGGAACGTCTATCTACTGGTTTCCGTATCAACTCTGCTTCAGATGATGCTGCAGGGCTTCAAATTGCAAACCGTCTTGAATCTCAGGCTCGTGGTATGGGTGTTGCGTCTAAAAATGCACAAGATGCTATCTCAATGATGCAAACGGCAGAAGGGGCGATGGATGAGATGACCAATATCGCTTTCCGTATGCAAGATCTAGCAACACAAGCTGCAAATGGTACTGCATCTGATGCAGATCGTGCTGCTATGGATGCAGAGTATACTGAACTTGGAAATGAATTAAGTAGTATTATGTCTAATACCAATTTTGGTGGACAAGCTCTATTAGACCCAAATGCCGGTAGTTTTTCTTCTGGTGTAACCTTTCAGATTGGTGCTCAGAGTACTGAACAACTTAATGTTGATGTATCGTCTAACCTAGGTGTTGTTGGAACAACGATTAATAGTTTAACGGATGCTGCAGACTTACAATCTGATTTATTGGCAGCAAGAGATACTGCAGCGTCAGGAGGTGCTGGTGTAACTGGAACATATACTGATTATGCTGATTTTCTAGCTCAAGTTGATGCTGGTACCGCGACTGCTGGTGATGATGCTATAATTTCTGGCTTAGTCGATACAGCAGCTGCTGGTTTCACATTAACATCTGATGGTACTACCAGTACAGCAACAGTTACACAAATTGAAGAAATGGGGATTGGTTCACAAGCTGGTGCTCAAAACGCTATTGACTCAATGTCAACATTCGTTAATGATTTAAGTTCAACTCGTTCCCAATTTGGTGCAACAATTAATCGTCTAGAACATACTATTACTAATTTAGGTAATATGAGTGAGAATATTCAAGGTGCGAAAGGTCGTATCATGGATACAGATTTTGCCGCAGAATCTGGTGCAATGTCTAAATCACAAATGTTAATGCAGTCTGGCGCTTCTATGCTGGGTGCAACTAAGATGGTTCCACAGTTAGCAATGTCAATGCTAGGATAA
- the fliD gene encoding flagellar filament capping protein FliD: MNIDAASIAQQFAQYDIAPFEQRYTRQLSQISQQTSAISKLKSALSTLENKMYDFTKTGSSLQQSEVKIEDDSYFDVASSGTASSANLDIFVKQLATNHQVAVSAGVADVNDKMSGGGKLDITVGGSVTTLSILDGDSDGNGETSYIEFVSYFNEVMGDQVEASLVKSGGEITMVFSSTEEGADNNFTLEGKNWQNVIDMFDGQVELVAGQDAEIHLGSENSSVVLTNGSNTFEDLIEGSSVTIKKAHETGDVATNFTVGGDIATTMASMKEFVDEYNTLLDEINSLTTTGSEDESRGILASDSSVRSIKTQLQSYLRDTFNDGSQDVSLSSLGLEIDRDGKLELDEDKFEEASSLYNIEEIFTGEAGLFNVMSDKIDTYTDFTDGSLKNKTDTLDLQRDRINDSLEKLDMKYEANYNRYLAQYTQLNMIQAQMDQTMSQFLF; this comes from the coding sequence ATGAATATCGATGCTGCAAGTATTGCCCAACAATTTGCCCAATACGATATTGCCCCTTTTGAACAACGTTATACACGACAATTGTCACAAATTAGCCAACAAACCAGTGCGATTTCAAAATTGAAGTCTGCATTGAGCACGTTAGAAAATAAGATGTATGACTTTACTAAAACGGGTTCTTCTCTCCAGCAAAGTGAAGTCAAAATCGAAGATGACAGTTATTTTGATGTTGCTTCTTCGGGTACTGCTTCTTCTGCTAATCTAGATATCTTTGTCAAGCAGTTAGCCACTAATCATCAAGTTGCTGTATCAGCAGGTGTGGCCGATGTGAATGATAAAATGAGTGGTGGCGGTAAATTAGATATTACCGTGGGTGGTTCAGTGACAACGCTCTCTATTCTTGATGGTGACAGTGATGGTAATGGCGAAACGAGTTATATCGAATTTGTCAGTTATTTTAATGAGGTGATGGGCGATCAAGTTGAAGCTTCTTTGGTTAAAAGTGGTGGTGAAATTACCATGGTCTTTTCTTCGACAGAAGAAGGTGCGGATAACAACTTTACCCTTGAAGGCAAGAATTGGCAAAATGTCATCGATATGTTTGACGGTCAAGTTGAATTGGTGGCAGGCCAAGATGCAGAGATTCATTTGGGTTCAGAAAATTCATCTGTAGTACTCACCAATGGTTCGAATACTTTTGAAGATTTAATTGAAGGTTCTAGTGTTACGATTAAAAAAGCCCATGAAACCGGTGATGTAGCAACCAACTTTACCGTAGGTGGTGATATAGCAACCACCATGGCAAGCATGAAAGAGTTTGTTGATGAATATAATACCCTCCTCGATGAGATTAATAGTTTAACTACGACTGGCTCTGAAGATGAATCTCGCGGAATTCTTGCATCAGATAGTTCTGTTCGTTCAATTAAAACTCAGTTACAAAGTTATCTGCGAGATACCTTTAATGATGGTAGCCAAGATGTTTCCCTTTCTTCATTGGGTTTGGAAATTGATCGTGATGGCAAATTAGAGTTGGATGAAGATAAGTTTGAAGAGGCGAGTAGCCTTTATAACATTGAAGAGATCTTTACTGGTGAAGCTGGCCTGTTCAATGTGATGTCAGACAAGATAGATACTTATACCGACTTTACTGATGGTTCACTAAAAAACAAAACCGATACGCTAGATTTACAACGTGACAGAATTAATGATTCATTAGAAAAACTTGATATGAAGTATGAAGCCAATTACAACCGATATTTGGCTCAATATACTCAGTTGAATATGATTCAAGCTCAGATGGATCAAACGATGTCGCAGTTTTTATTCTAA
- the fliS gene encoding flagellar export chaperone FliS: MLLGNRQQANYAQVQVEANASVSSSFELICMLHDRLIVEIDSLSFHIDNKDYEAKSQSAQKAIDILAALDASLDLDNPNELITNIHKLYEHGIASIFAASKDLDTSGLPELKALMQELKEGWEGAMAVLDV, translated from the coding sequence ATGTTATTAGGAAATCGCCAACAAGCCAATTATGCTCAAGTTCAAGTGGAAGCCAATGCGTCAGTATCATCAAGTTTTGAACTTATCTGTATGTTGCATGACCGCTTAATTGTCGAGATTGATTCTTTAAGTTTTCATATCGACAATAAAGATTATGAAGCTAAATCTCAATCTGCGCAAAAAGCGATTGATATCTTAGCGGCGTTAGATGCGTCACTGGATTTAGATAATCCCAATGAGTTGATTACTAATATTCATAAACTGTACGAACACGGTATTGCCTCTATTTTTGCCGCCTCTAAAGATTTAGATACCTCAGGATTACCTGAACTTAAAGCGTTAATGCAAGAGTTAAAAGAGGGTTGGGAAGGCGCAATGGCGGTGCTCGATGTCTAA
- a CDS encoding flagellar hook-length control protein FliK has translation MSLSLNINHSSQFSNKLASSEGSITEQSTTGWAVREQDSLITNGAETNFKSLFSAISDTESEKLTESLSLDSAPVDLVSVDLASLDLALVDLDTALSGLSDDQLKDLTEELVSFLSQYLSENSSDESNPNSQLNQLALMVNQQVLDNIGSGENITINQLISTVINPFTVNDVNANEVSRSQDYLNTQQLVSNFKQYLQRQQSPISINNVTGHINANSSLNVDKGNQQHVDVNKTQLASFISQMKAAKGHLSQNGSGLNLASLNSSNINTAGLSRSSNNDPNGLLLPSLGQTSAEFVAKVGVSSNSTSGDIANKLHSILADKLTFQVQSKTPVATIRLDPPELGKLDLMVKLDGDKLSIQITSNNSAVREAIQQTSERLRNELVNQNFLNVDVSVNQESGSRESSSFSQQSHDDETIISDNNSQVNNQLDENTDFLVRV, from the coding sequence ATGAGCTTATCATTGAATATCAATCACTCTTCCCAGTTTTCGAATAAGTTAGCTTCTAGCGAAGGGTCTATAACAGAGCAGTCCACAACAGGTTGGGCCGTCAGAGAACAAGATAGTTTAATTACAAATGGTGCCGAGACTAATTTTAAATCTCTTTTTTCTGCAATTAGCGATACAGAAAGCGAGAAACTGACAGAAAGTTTAAGTCTTGACTCTGCTCCTGTTGACCTAGTTTCAGTCGATCTAGCTTCTTTAGACCTAGCTCTTGTCGATCTAGATACAGCATTGTCTGGTTTATCAGATGATCAGTTAAAAGACCTGACTGAAGAACTTGTTAGTTTTCTATCCCAATATCTATCAGAAAACAGTAGTGATGAAAGTAATCCGAATAGCCAATTGAATCAATTAGCGTTAATGGTTAATCAACAAGTTTTGGATAATATCGGCTCTGGTGAGAATATTACCATTAATCAACTTATATCGACTGTGATTAATCCGTTTACTGTTAATGACGTTAATGCCAATGAAGTATCAAGAAGCCAAGACTATTTAAATACCCAACAGTTAGTGAGTAACTTTAAACAGTATTTGCAAAGACAGCAAAGCCCTATTTCAATCAATAATGTAACTGGTCATATTAACGCAAATAGCTCACTAAATGTTGACAAAGGAAATCAGCAACACGTTGATGTAAATAAAACGCAATTGGCGAGCTTTATCTCACAAATGAAGGCAGCAAAAGGTCATCTTAGTCAAAATGGATCAGGTTTAAATTTAGCAAGTTTAAACAGTTCAAATATTAATACTGCCGGGTTATCGCGTAGTTCGAACAATGATCCGAATGGTTTATTACTGCCAAGTCTAGGGCAAACATCTGCGGAATTTGTTGCTAAAGTCGGTGTGAGTTCAAATAGTACGTCTGGTGACATTGCCAACAAATTGCATTCTATCTTAGCGGATAAACTGACGTTTCAAGTACAAAGCAAAACACCAGTTGCAACGATTAGATTAGATCCACCCGAATTAGGTAAGCTGGATTTAATGGTAAAACTAGATGGTGATAAGTTATCAATACAAATCACGTCAAATAACAGTGCAGTTCGAGAAGCGATTCAGCAAACATCAGAACGCTTACGGAATGAATTGGTCAATCAAAATTTTTTAAATGTTGATGTTAGCGTTAATCAAGAATCGGGAAGTCGGGAATCATCAAGTTTTTCACAACAGTCACATGATGATGAAACAATAATATCTGATAATAACTCCCAAGTTAACAACCAACTTGATGAGAATACGGATTTTTTAGTACGGGTATAA
- a CDS encoding sigma-70 family RNA polymerase sigma factor — protein sequence MLLKQSYQQTELKSSAELMQLETAAIESHIGFVKSVLRQYSAVLDSGALEDLYQTAMMTLILEFRKFNHIDNDDFQKSVKVKIRFELINELRRQDFVERNKRKLIREINKAEMTLSQKLKRVPEHSEICAYLGIETQQFHNALNYSSIQDDTDLDQLVVEKLDDVDRELLVDEIQQQLEAMPLEAQKVMYLMFEVGLGFEEVSIALDLSIGKIQRIKEKAVKLLIAELGRRD from the coding sequence ATGTTATTAAAGCAGAGTTATCAACAGACGGAGCTTAAATCTTCTGCCGAACTGATGCAGTTAGAAACGGCAGCGATAGAGTCTCATATTGGTTTTGTGAAGAGCGTCTTAAGACAATATAGCGCAGTGCTTGATAGTGGGGCATTAGAAGATCTCTATCAAACGGCGATGATGACGTTGATTTTAGAGTTTAGAAAATTTAATCATATTGATAATGATGATTTCCAAAAGTCAGTAAAAGTTAAAATTCGATTTGAATTAATTAATGAATTAAGACGACAAGACTTTGTTGAACGTAATAAACGTAAGTTAATTAGAGAAATTAACAAAGCAGAGATGACGTTAAGTCAAAAGTTAAAAAGAGTCCCCGAACATAGTGAGATTTGTGCTTATTTAGGTATTGAAACTCAACAATTTCATAATGCTTTAAATTATTCATCGATACAAGATGATACAGACCTTGATCAGTTAGTGGTTGAGAAGTTAGATGATGTCGACAGAGAATTACTGGTTGATGAAATTCAACAGCAGTTAGAAGCCATGCCATTAGAAGCACAAAAGGTCATGTATCTGATGTTCGAGGTCGGGTTAGGATTTGAAGAGGTTTCCATCGCTTTAGATCTCAGTATTGGCAAAATTCAACGAATTAAAGAGAAGGCAGTTAAATTACTAATTGCTGAGTTAGGAAGGAGAGACTAA
- the motA gene encoding flagellar motor stator protein MotA, with the protein MQKIVGFIVIVAVVFGGFFAAGGSFGVIFKPLELMIIFGAAIGGLVISSSMNTLKLMMSQIRLSIGSTYYDAAYYRDLLCLMYELINVARRQNVKVLDNHVENPNDSAIFNKYPKIVKDGTTFNFIIDTLRECISQQQNHHQLEAELEEEIEVLEAELVKPSEKMHAMAESMPGIGILAAVMGIILTMQGLDAEITVIGRNIAAALVGTFTGIFGCYCMFGPLSASLRDVAESQVAPLQCVKSMVIAYAMGKTANSCVNAGRRHIEVTYKPTFTELEGVIENLATTSQQERRAAD; encoded by the coding sequence ATGCAGAAGATTGTCGGATTTATCGTTATTGTCGCCGTGGTCTTTGGTGGTTTCTTTGCTGCGGGTGGTTCTTTTGGTGTTATTTTTAAACCCCTCGAATTAATGATTATTTTCGGTGCAGCGATTGGGGGATTGGTCATATCATCATCCATGAATACGCTCAAGCTCATGATGAGTCAAATTAGGTTATCTATTGGCTCGACTTATTATGATGCAGCTTATTATCGCGACCTTCTCTGTTTAATGTATGAGTTGATCAATGTGGCTCGACGCCAGAATGTTAAGGTGTTGGATAATCATGTTGAAAATCCAAATGACAGTGCAATTTTTAATAAATACCCAAAAATTGTAAAAGATGGCACCACGTTTAACTTTATTATTGATACTCTGCGAGAGTGTATTAGCCAGCAACAAAATCATCACCAACTTGAAGCTGAACTTGAAGAAGAGATTGAAGTTCTCGAAGCTGAATTAGTTAAACCGTCAGAAAAAATGCATGCAATGGCAGAATCTATGCCGGGAATTGGGATACTTGCGGCGGTAATGGGGATTATTTTAACCATGCAAGGATTAGACGCGGAAATTACCGTCATTGGACGCAATATTGCAGCAGCCTTGGTCGGAACATTTACGGGCATTTTCGGATGTTACTGTATGTTTGGCCCGTTATCAGCAAGTTTAAGAGATGTTGCTGAGAGCCAAGTTGCCCCTTTGCAGTGCGTTAAATCGATGGTGATTGCTTATGCGATGGGTAAAACGGCGAACTCTTGTGTCAATGCAGGGCGTAGACATATCGAAGTAACTTATAAACCGACGTTTACTGAGTTAGAAGGTGTGATAGAAAATTTAGCCACGACATCTCAGCAAGAGCGTCGGGCTGCAGATTAA
- a CDS encoding flagellar motor protein MotB, which translates to MGRVPPATVIVKKSRRNNKKELSHGGWKVAMADLMISMMCLFLVLWLIQTMTSEDKKKLKGYFTQGHFELGEEIGALQGKNSISELNLPELATSYQQAELHRVRDTALIEGEYNSQQQLESLADLIDEKVYALGASDSIRIEVTPQGLRITLVDAGEGPMFYRGGTAINPFYEDLLLNLAPIFTTVKNRMIVLGHTDASRYAGAKRTNWELSTERANIARNTLEQGGMEASHIFQVSGMGDRSPLDMNDPYSEVNRRIELYILTAAAEASLQLVYQQSEANQNIQVAQQVDRSDQQSLDIINQQKAIAFQQAAFNQPVTIFDAITE; encoded by the coding sequence ATGGGTAGAGTACCCCCAGCAACGGTAATCGTTAAGAAAAGCCGTAGAAATAACAAAAAAGAGTTATCTCATGGTGGCTGGAAAGTGGCTATGGCCGACTTAATGATCTCTATGATGTGTCTATTTCTCGTACTTTGGTTGATTCAAACCATGACCAGTGAAGATAAGAAGAAATTGAAAGGGTATTTCACCCAAGGACATTTTGAATTAGGTGAAGAAATCGGCGCGTTACAAGGAAAAAATTCAATCAGTGAACTAAATCTGCCTGAATTAGCAACTAGCTATCAACAAGCTGAGCTACATCGAGTCCGAGATACTGCGTTAATTGAAGGTGAGTATAACAGCCAGCAGCAACTTGAATCACTGGCTGATTTGATAGATGAAAAGGTTTATGCTTTAGGGGCTTCTGACTCTATTCGAATTGAAGTGACACCACAAGGCTTAAGAATTACTTTAGTTGATGCGGGTGAAGGGCCAATGTTTTACCGAGGTGGTACGGCAATCAATCCATTTTATGAGGATCTACTACTGAACCTTGCCCCAATATTTACCACCGTTAAAAATCGAATGATTGTTTTGGGTCACACGGATGCCAGCCGTTATGCTGGTGCCAAACGAACTAATTGGGAATTGTCTACAGAGCGTGCCAATATCGCGCGTAATACCTTAGAGCAAGGTGGGATGGAAGCTTCACACATCTTTCAGGTTTCAGGGATGGGAGATCGATCTCCTCTTGATATGAATGACCCATATAGTGAGGTTAATCGTAGAATAGAGCTTTATATTTTAACTGCAGCCGCAGAAGCGTCACTACAGTTGGTTTACCAGCAGTCAGAGGCAAATCAAAATATTCAAGTTGCTCAGCAAGTGGATAGATCTGATCAACAGAGTTTAGATATCATTAATCAACAGAAAGCGATTGCATTTCAACAAGCTGCGTTTAATCAACCGGTCACAATATTTGATGCAATCACTGAATAG